The proteins below are encoded in one region of Paralysiella testudinis:
- a CDS encoding efflux RND transporter periplasmic adaptor subunit, giving the protein MKKWQKRSLWLLLVLGVAAGLWWVFKPAEKVNYLTDTVKRSNIEQTVNATGEVSAAQMVDVGAQASGQIKKLYVKLGQEVKKGDMIADIDATTQTNNLNTNRARLDTYQAQLASAQIKLRTAERQYAREQALWKEDATSKQSLESAEDALAGAKASVTELKSSIRQTQIAINTAEADLGYTRIVAPIDGTVVSTPVEEGQTVNAVQSAPKIVQIANLSTMLNKMQIAEGDVTKVKAGLPLTFTTLSEPDNIRKATLTALDPGLTTMSQGTYTTSTDTTSSAIYYYARALVPNEDGKLHIGMTTQNSIIIQAANNVLTVANQAIQRRDGKKTVRVLGENDVVREVEIQTGLSDGIRTEVVSGLKEGEQVVTAAMTAAEAAEQGNMQMRGPRM; this is encoded by the coding sequence ATGAAAAAATGGCAAAAAAGAAGTTTGTGGCTGCTGTTGGTGCTGGGGGTAGCGGCAGGGTTGTGGTGGGTTTTCAAGCCGGCCGAGAAGGTGAATTACCTCACCGACACGGTGAAACGCAGCAATATCGAGCAAACCGTAAACGCCACCGGCGAGGTTTCCGCCGCACAAATGGTGGATGTGGGCGCGCAGGCGTCTGGGCAAATCAAAAAACTGTATGTCAAGCTGGGGCAGGAAGTGAAAAAGGGTGACATGATTGCCGACATCGATGCCACCACCCAAACCAACAACCTCAATACCAACCGCGCCCGGCTGGATACTTATCAAGCGCAGCTGGCTTCGGCGCAAATCAAGCTGCGCACCGCCGAGCGCCAATATGCGCGCGAACAGGCGCTGTGGAAAGAAGACGCCACTTCCAAGCAATCGCTGGAAAGCGCCGAAGATGCGCTGGCCGGTGCCAAAGCCAGCGTTACCGAGCTGAAGTCGTCTATCCGCCAAACCCAGATTGCCATCAACACCGCCGAAGCCGATTTGGGCTACACCCGCATTGTGGCGCCGATAGACGGCACGGTGGTATCCACGCCGGTGGAAGAGGGCCAAACCGTGAATGCGGTGCAAAGTGCGCCCAAAATCGTGCAAATCGCCAATTTAAGCACCATGCTCAACAAAATGCAGATTGCCGAAGGCGATGTGACTAAAGTGAAAGCAGGCTTGCCGCTCACCTTTACCACTTTGTCGGAGCCGGACAATATCCGCAAAGCCACGTTAACCGCCTTGGATCCGGGGCTAACTACTATGTCGCAAGGCACTTATACCACCAGCACCGACACCACCAGCTCGGCGATTTATTACTACGCCCGTGCGCTGGTGCCCAATGAAGACGGCAAGCTGCACATCGGTATGACCACGCAAAACAGCATTATTATTCAGGCAGCCAATAATGTGCTCACCGTGGCCAATCAGGCCATTCAACGCCGCGACGGCAAAAAAACCGTGCGTGTATTGGGCGAAAACGATGTGGTGCGCGAAGTGGAAATCCAAACCGGCCTAAGTGACGGCATCCGCACCGAAGTGGTGTCCGGCCTGAAAGAGGGCGAACAGGTGGTTACCGCCGCGATGACGGCGGCTGAAGCGGCCGAGCAGGGCAATATGCAAATGCGCGGCCCGAGAATGTAA
- a CDS encoding beta-ketoacyl-ACP synthase III: MTRQPAVLSATGLFTPPYSISNDELVAAFNQYVHQYNQTHAAEIAAGSLEALAESSSEFIVKASGIHSRFVMNKDGIVNPDIMRPQFAKRSDETLSLQAEMGVAAAQQALDTAGVEARAIDMVLVANSNMQRAYPAMAVEIQAALGCSGFAYDMNVACSSATFALQAAADAIANGSASRVLIINAEICSAHLNFRERDSHFIFGDAATAMLVQRADLAGSGQGFNILGTRLWTQFSNNIRNNFGFLNRCETHNDPLAADKLFVQNGRKVFKEVCPAVGNHIIEHLQQHQIEAQNVKRFWLHQANRTMNELISRRVLGRDASAEEAPIILDRYANTSSAGSIIALHLHQDGLAAGDLGVVSSFGAGYSIGSVILEKR; encoded by the coding sequence ATGACCCGACAACCCGCTGTTTTAAGCGCCACCGGCCTGTTTACCCCGCCTTACAGCATCAGCAACGACGAACTGGTGGCGGCGTTTAACCAATATGTCCACCAATACAACCAAACCCATGCCGCCGAAATCGCTGCCGGCAGCCTCGAAGCCTTGGCTGAATCCAGCAGCGAATTTATCGTTAAAGCCTCCGGCATCCACAGCCGTTTTGTGATGAACAAAGACGGCATCGTCAACCCCGATATCATGCGCCCGCAATTTGCCAAACGCAGCGACGAAACCCTGTCTTTGCAGGCTGAAATGGGCGTGGCCGCCGCACAGCAAGCACTCGATACCGCCGGTGTGGAAGCCCGCGCCATCGACATGGTGTTGGTGGCCAATTCCAATATGCAGCGCGCCTACCCGGCCATGGCAGTAGAAATTCAGGCAGCCTTGGGTTGCAGCGGCTTTGCCTACGACATGAACGTGGCCTGCTCCTCCGCCACCTTTGCCCTACAAGCCGCCGCCGATGCCATTGCCAACGGCTCGGCCAGCCGCGTGCTGATTATCAATGCCGAAATCTGCTCGGCGCACCTGAATTTTCGCGAGCGCGACAGCCACTTTATCTTTGGCGACGCCGCCACCGCCATGTTGGTACAACGCGCCGATTTGGCCGGCAGCGGCCAAGGCTTTAATATCTTAGGCACACGGCTGTGGACGCAATTTTCCAACAACATCCGCAACAACTTCGGCTTTCTCAACCGCTGCGAAACCCACAACGACCCCTTGGCCGCCGACAAGCTGTTTGTGCAAAACGGCCGCAAAGTATTCAAAGAAGTGTGCCCCGCCGTGGGCAACCACATCATTGAGCACTTGCAGCAGCACCAAATCGAAGCGCAAAACGTCAAACGCTTCTGGCTGCACCAAGCCAACCGCACCATGAACGAATTAATCAGCCGCCGCGTGTTGGGGCGCGACGCCAGTGCCGAAGAAGCGCCGATTATTCTGGACCGCTATGCCAACACCAGCTCCGCCGGTTCTATCATCGCCCTGCATCTGCACCAAGACGGCTTGGCCGCAGGCGATTTGGGCGTGGTATCCAGCTTTGGTGCCGGCTATTCGATTGGCTCGGTGATTCTGGAAAAACGCTGA
- the coaD gene encoding pantetheine-phosphate adenylyltransferase, which produces MKPRRIRRAVYAGSFDPPTNGHLWMIREAQALFDELVVAIGVNPEKKSTYSTEERKTMLRDITRNFPNVKIAAFENQFLVNYAKGIGADYIVRGIRTGSDYEYERSMRYINHDLQPSIATVLLMPPREYAEVSSTMVKGMVGPKDWQEVIKRYVPTPVYEKIMQDHIYSGR; this is translated from the coding sequence ATTAAGCCCCGCCGCATCCGCCGCGCCGTTTATGCCGGCAGCTTCGACCCGCCCACCAACGGCCATTTGTGGATGATACGCGAAGCCCAAGCCTTGTTTGACGAGCTGGTGGTGGCCATCGGTGTAAACCCGGAAAAAAAATCCACCTACAGCACCGAAGAGCGCAAAACCATGTTGCGCGACATCACCCGCAATTTTCCCAATGTAAAAATTGCCGCCTTTGAAAACCAGTTTTTGGTCAACTACGCCAAAGGCATCGGCGCCGACTACATTGTACGCGGCATCCGCACCGGCTCAGACTACGAATACGAGCGCAGCATGCGCTACATCAACCACGACCTACAGCCCAGCATCGCCACCGTGCTGCTGATGCCGCCGCGCGAATACGCCGAGGTATCTTCCACCATGGTGAAGGGCATGGTCGGCCCCAAAGACTGGCAAGAAGTCATCAAGCGCTACGTGCCCACCCCGGTATACGAAAAAATCATGCAAGACCATATCTATTCCGGGCGCTAA
- a CDS encoding transporter substrate-binding domain-containing protein has product MHSIKNGFWIGALSLLLAACGNQTPQQTAAASQPASAMAISQDMPTYLVATEASYAPFEFRDENGLVIGYDIDILTAIGKNQGFKVQFINQQWDGIFNTVNNGSRDIIAAGLGINDKRKEIVDMSEPYGKSPNIVLYTDEKLNLKSVSDLKPLKIATQSDTRAVEQLKAAGITDITTTKTLYLALKALLNNQVQAVAGDGAVLLYSLRPLSDVKYYTMNLEHAEDNKGLGFAVKKGNTELLTKINTGLANIKADGTYKQINEKWFGQVLE; this is encoded by the coding sequence ATGCACAGCATTAAAAACGGATTCTGGATTGGCGCACTCAGCTTGCTTTTGGCTGCCTGCGGCAACCAGACACCACAGCAAACCGCCGCCGCCAGCCAACCCGCCTCCGCTATGGCCATAAGCCAAGATATGCCCACCTATCTTGTCGCTACCGAAGCCAGCTACGCACCCTTTGAGTTTCGCGATGAAAACGGCTTGGTGATTGGCTACGATATCGATATTCTGACCGCCATCGGCAAAAACCAAGGCTTTAAAGTGCAGTTTATTAACCAACAATGGGACGGTATTTTCAATACCGTAAACAACGGCAGCCGCGACATCATTGCCGCCGGCTTGGGCATCAACGACAAAAGAAAAGAAATTGTTGATATGTCTGAGCCGTACGGAAAATCGCCCAATATCGTGCTTTACACCGATGAAAAACTGAATCTGAAATCAGTTAGCGATTTGAAACCATTAAAAATCGCCACCCAGAGCGATACACGGGCTGTAGAACAATTAAAAGCAGCCGGAATCACTGACATCACCACCACCAAAACACTTTATCTGGCCTTAAAAGCGCTGCTCAACAATCAAGTGCAGGCCGTTGCCGGTGATGGCGCCGTATTGCTGTACTCTCTGCGACCCTTATCGGATGTCAAGTATTACACCATGAATCTGGAGCATGCAGAAGACAATAAAGGCTTGGGTTTCGCCGTCAAAAAAGGCAATACCGAGTTGCTGACCAAAATTAATACCGGCTTGGCCAATATCAAGGCAGATGGCACCTACAAACAAATTAATGAAAAATGGTTTGGTCAAGTATTGGAATAA
- the iscR gene encoding Fe-S cluster assembly transcriptional regulator IscR — MRLTTKGRFAVTAMLDLAMHAQECAVSLNAISERQHISLSYLEQLFGKLRRAGLVESVRGPGGGYVLRQSAAEINIAQIIAAAEDTLDATQCGGAANCQDGSPCLTHDLWENLNKTIDNYLRSITLNCVLAKHRQSGGGTHTITLTHIH, encoded by the coding sequence ATGCGTTTAACCACCAAAGGCCGTTTTGCCGTGACCGCCATGCTGGATTTGGCCATGCATGCGCAAGAATGCGCCGTGAGCTTAAACGCCATTAGCGAGCGCCAGCATATTTCTTTATCGTATTTAGAACAATTATTTGGCAAACTGCGCCGTGCCGGCTTGGTAGAAAGTGTGCGCGGCCCCGGTGGCGGCTATGTATTGCGCCAAAGTGCCGCTGAAATCAACATCGCCCAAATTATTGCGGCCGCCGAAGACACCTTAGACGCCACCCAATGCGGCGGCGCGGCCAACTGCCAAGACGGCAGCCCCTGCCTCACCCACGATTTGTGGGAAAACCTGAATAAAACCATCGACAATTATTTGCGCAGCATCACCTTAAACTGTGTGCTGGCCAAACACCGGCAAAGCGGCGGCGGCACCCACACCATCACGCTTACCCATATTCATTAG
- a CDS encoding IscS subfamily cysteine desulfurase: protein MSIQTPIYLDYAATTPVDPRVADKMIPYLTQTFGNPASNSHSFGWVAEEAVENARNEIAALIGADSKEIVFTSGATESNNLAIKGAAHFYAAKGKHLITLKTEHKAVLDTMRELEREGFEVTYLGVQENGLVDLAELKAAIRPDTTLVSTMWVNNEIGVIQDIEAIGQICKEHDVLLHVDAAQATGKVHINVHELNIGLMSMSAHKTYGPKGIGALYVRRKPRVRLEAQMHGGGHERGFRSGTLATHQIVGMGEAYRLARLEMDAENERILALRNRFLDAIKDIEEVYINGDLQQRVPQNLNVSFNFVEGESLIMAVKELAVSSGSACTSASLEPSYVLRALGRNDELAHSSLRITFGRFTTEAEVDFAAELIKSKIGKLRELSPLWEMHLDGVDLSTVEWAAH from the coding sequence ATGAGCATCCAAACCCCGATTTATCTTGATTATGCCGCCACCACCCCGGTTGATCCGCGCGTGGCCGACAAAATGATTCCCTACCTCACCCAAACCTTCGGCAACCCGGCCTCCAACAGCCACAGCTTCGGCTGGGTGGCCGAAGAAGCGGTGGAAAACGCCCGCAACGAAATCGCCGCCCTAATTGGCGCCGACAGTAAAGAAATCGTGTTTACCTCTGGCGCCACCGAATCAAATAATCTGGCCATCAAGGGCGCAGCACATTTTTATGCTGCCAAAGGCAAACACCTGATTACCCTCAAAACCGAACACAAAGCGGTGCTGGACACCATGCGCGAGCTGGAACGCGAAGGCTTTGAAGTCACTTATTTGGGTGTGCAAGAAAACGGCTTGGTGGACTTGGCCGAGCTGAAAGCCGCCATCCGCCCCGACACCACCTTGGTCAGCACCATGTGGGTGAACAACGAAATCGGCGTGATTCAGGATATCGAAGCCATCGGCCAAATTTGCAAAGAACACGATGTGCTGCTGCATGTTGATGCGGCGCAAGCCACCGGCAAAGTACACATCAACGTGCATGAGCTCAATATCGGCCTGATGAGCATGTCTGCCCACAAAACCTACGGCCCCAAAGGCATTGGCGCGCTGTATGTGCGCCGCAAACCGCGCGTGCGCTTGGAAGCACAAATGCACGGCGGCGGCCATGAACGTGGCTTTCGCAGCGGCACACTGGCCACCCATCAAATCGTGGGCATGGGCGAAGCCTACCGCTTGGCGCGCTTGGAAATGGATGCCGAAAACGAGCGCATTCTGGCACTGCGCAACCGCTTTTTAGACGCCATCAAAGACATCGAAGAAGTTTATATCAACGGCGATTTGCAACAACGCGTGCCGCAAAATCTGAATGTCAGCTTCAATTTTGTTGAAGGCGAAAGTCTGATTATGGCGGTAAAAGAGCTGGCGGTATCCAGCGGCTCGGCCTGTACTTCGGCCAGCTTGGAGCCTTCTTACGTATTGCGCGCACTGGGCCGCAACGACGAATTGGCACACAGCTCCTTGCGCATCACTTTCGGCCGTTTTACCACCGAAGCAGAAGTGGATTTTGCCGCCGAACTGATTAAATCCAAAATCGGCAAGCTGCGCGAATTGTCGCCGCTGTGGGAAATGCACTTAGACGGCGTGGATTTAAGCACCGTGGAATGGGCGGCGCATTAA
- the iscU gene encoding Fe-S cluster assembly scaffold IscU: protein MAYSDKVIDHYENPRNVGSFDKGDDSVGTGMVGAPACGDVMKLQIKVNEQGVIEDAKFKTYGCGSAIASSSLITEWVKGKSLDEALSIKNSEIAEELALPPVKIHCSILAEDAIKAAVSDYKKKHGSE from the coding sequence ATGGCTTACAGCGACAAGGTCATCGACCACTACGAAAACCCCCGCAATGTCGGTTCGTTCGACAAAGGCGATGATTCCGTTGGCACCGGCATGGTGGGCGCACCCGCCTGCGGCGACGTGATGAAACTGCAAATCAAAGTAAATGAACAAGGCGTGATTGAAGACGCCAAATTCAAAACCTACGGCTGCGGCAGCGCTATTGCTTCTTCTTCCCTGATTACCGAATGGGTGAAAGGCAAAAGCCTGGACGAAGCACTGTCGATTAAAAATAGTGAAATTGCCGAAGAATTGGCTCTGCCTCCGGTGAAAATCCACTGCTCCATTTTGGCGGAAGACGCCATCAAAGCCGCCGTGTCCGATTACAAGAAAAAACACGGCAGCGAATAA
- a CDS encoding DksA/TraR family C4-type zinc finger protein, with amino-acid sequence MAGGWAPDGAEQAQIDASLDDALAFVRQNLPQGDSAEHCVECGDAIPAARRQALPGVQLCVGCQNEADQRNRFQAAYNRRGSKDSQLK; translated from the coding sequence ATGGCAGGCGGCTGGGCACCGGACGGCGCCGAACAGGCACAAATCGACGCCTCATTGGATGACGCGCTGGCTTTTGTGCGCCAAAACCTACCGCAAGGCGACAGCGCCGAGCATTGCGTCGAATGTGGCGATGCCATTCCCGCAGCACGCCGCCAAGCCTTGCCGGGCGTACAGCTGTGCGTGGGCTGCCAAAACGAAGCAGACCAACGCAACCGTTTTCAGGCAGCCTATAACCGCCGCGGCAGCAAAGACAGCCAGTTAAAGTAA
- the iscA gene encoding iron-sulfur cluster assembly protein IscA, producing MITLTESAAKHIENFLSKRGKGEGIRLGVKTSGCSGMAYTLEFVDEVQAEDIVFEGHGVKVFVDPKSHVYLDGTELDYTKEGLQEGFKFQNPNVKDECGCGESFHV from the coding sequence ATGATTACCCTTACCGAAAGCGCCGCCAAACACATCGAAAACTTCCTCAGCAAGCGCGGCAAAGGCGAAGGCATCCGTTTGGGCGTTAAAACCAGCGGCTGTTCCGGCATGGCCTATACTTTGGAATTTGTGGACGAAGTGCAAGCAGAAGACATTGTTTTCGAAGGCCATGGCGTCAAGGTATTTGTGGACCCAAAAAGCCATGTCTATTTGGACGGCACCGAGCTGGACTACACCAAAGAAGGTTTGCAGGAAGGCTTTAAATTCCAAAACCCCAATGTCAAAGACGAATGCGGTTGCGGCGAGAGCTTTCACGTTTAA
- a CDS encoding recombinase RecA — MPFTAKQTASLLAQKGIGNTVLQRLEQMGLNDVAALAAADVDDMLQQGAALSGSTCWKNSPQARAAMTTAVAWAQSQL, encoded by the coding sequence ATGCCGTTTACCGCCAAACAAACCGCTTCGCTGCTGGCGCAAAAAGGCATCGGCAATACCGTATTACAGCGTTTAGAGCAAATGGGCTTGAATGATGTAGCCGCGCTGGCTGCTGCCGATGTGGATGATATGCTGCAACAAGGCGCGGCTTTAAGCGGCAGCACTTGTTGGAAAAACAGCCCGCAAGCACGTGCGGCGATGACGACAGCGGTGGCGTGGGCTCAGAGCCAGTTGTAA
- the arfA gene encoding alternative ribosome-rescue factor A yields MAKNVQLNKGPIRDNALKALVKSNLFRHKVERNKKGKGSYNRQAAKKGRDGFDTVSFAFQSA; encoded by the coding sequence ATGGCCAAAAATGTGCAATTAAACAAAGGCCCTATTCGCGATAATGCGCTGAAGGCACTGGTGAAATCCAATTTGTTCCGCCACAAGGTGGAACGCAATAAAAAAGGCAAAGGCAGCTATAATAGACAGGCTGCGAAAAAAGGGCGAGACGGTTTTGATACCGTCTCGTTTGCTTTTCAGTCTGCCTGA
- the hscB gene encoding Fe-S protein assembly co-chaperone HscB — MSQYFDLFNLPATFALDTTTLDARYRAVAAQCHPDKFAARSAFEQKQAMMMSTTVNEAYRTLKDPLNRAAYLLQAQGIEADAPEHTQFAPAFLMQQMDWRETLAEARAAADEAALNNLAAEIHDAQTALYRQLDTAFANNTPAEAAALVREGRFLNKLQQEIQAALP; from the coding sequence ATGAGCCAATATTTCGACTTATTCAACCTGCCCGCCACGTTTGCGCTGGACACCACCACACTGGATGCACGCTACCGCGCCGTGGCCGCTCAGTGCCATCCGGATAAATTTGCCGCCCGCAGCGCGTTTGAGCAAAAGCAGGCCATGATGATGTCTACCACGGTAAACGAAGCCTACCGCACCCTGAAAGACCCGCTCAACCGCGCCGCTTATTTATTGCAAGCGCAAGGCATTGAGGCCGATGCGCCGGAGCACACCCAGTTTGCACCCGCCTTTTTGATGCAGCAGATGGATTGGCGCGAAACCTTGGCCGAAGCCCGTGCGGCCGCAGACGAAGCCGCACTCAACAACCTGGCCGCCGAAATCCATGACGCCCAAACCGCACTTTACCGCCAACTGGATACCGCTTTTGCCAACAATACCCCGGCAGAAGCTGCCGCTTTGGTGCGTGAAGGCCGTTTTTTAAATAAACTGCAGCAAGAAATTCAGGCAGCCTTGCCCTAA
- the hscA gene encoding Fe-S protein assembly chaperone HscA, with protein MALLQIAEPGLAAAPHQHRLAVGIDLGTTNSLVASVKSGHAVCLADAQGRKALPSVVRYGSGSDIEVGHDALKAQKIDPANTISSAKRLIGRSLADIRHDAQTRYLPYRFGDNERIIEMHTRSGDKTPIDVSADILRTLKQRAEANLGGELTGAVITVPAYFDDAQRQATKDAARLAGLNVLRLLNEPTAAAIAYGLDNRAEGTFVVYDLGGGTFDVSILVLSQGLFEVKATNGNSALGGDDFDHRLFCWLLEQNQLSQLPEPDSALLLALAREAKEALTTNNSATIEATLSDGRHIRSNISRETFNNLTQHLVLKTLEPIKQAMKDADIKKADIKGVIMVGGATRMLHVQQAVATFFGQTPLNNLNPDEVVALGAAMQANVLAGNKNDDEWLLLDVTPLSLGLETYGGLVEKVIPRNNTLPTARAQEFTTFKDGQTAMMIHVVQGERELVADCRSLARFTLRGIPPMVAGAARIRVTFQVDADGLLSVSAREQTTGVQAQIEVKPSYGLDDTAITQMLKDSMHHAGSDAAARARAEAAVEARSLMEAVQAALALDADLLGSDEQQHIQAALAQTEAAVQHSDADTIRAAVHSLSHATDNFAAQRMNRNIRRALQGKTVDELS; from the coding sequence ATGGCCTTACTGCAAATTGCCGAACCCGGCCTTGCCGCCGCTCCGCACCAACACCGCTTAGCGGTGGGCATAGACTTGGGCACCACCAACAGCCTGGTGGCCAGCGTCAAAAGCGGCCATGCCGTCTGCCTGGCCGATGCCCAAGGGCGCAAAGCACTGCCATCGGTGGTGCGCTACGGCAGCGGCAGCGACATCGAAGTAGGACACGATGCCCTCAAAGCGCAAAAAATCGACCCCGCCAACACCATCAGCTCAGCCAAGCGCCTAATTGGCCGCAGCCTGGCCGACATCCGCCACGATGCGCAAACCCGCTACCTGCCCTACCGCTTTGGTGACAACGAGCGCATCATCGAAATGCACACCCGTAGCGGCGATAAAACCCCAATTGATGTTTCTGCCGACATCTTGCGCACCCTCAAACAACGTGCCGAAGCCAACTTGGGCGGCGAGCTTACCGGCGCCGTGATTACCGTGCCCGCCTATTTCGACGATGCCCAGCGCCAAGCCACCAAAGACGCAGCACGCTTGGCCGGGCTCAATGTTTTGCGCCTGCTCAACGAGCCCACCGCCGCGGCCATTGCCTACGGGCTGGACAACCGCGCCGAAGGCACTTTTGTGGTGTATGACTTGGGCGGCGGCACCTTCGACGTTTCTATTCTGGTCTTAAGCCAAGGGCTGTTTGAAGTGAAAGCCACCAACGGCAACAGCGCCTTGGGCGGCGACGATTTCGACCACCGCCTGTTTTGTTGGCTGTTGGAGCAAAACCAATTATCCCAGCTGCCCGAGCCCGACAGCGCCCTGCTGCTGGCGCTGGCACGCGAAGCCAAAGAAGCCCTCACCACCAATAATAGCGCCACCATTGAAGCCACCCTATCGGATGGCCGCCATATCCGCAGCAACATCAGCCGCGAAACCTTCAATAACCTCACCCAACACCTGGTGCTCAAAACACTGGAGCCGATAAAGCAGGCCATGAAAGACGCCGACATCAAAAAGGCCGACATCAAAGGTGTGATTATGGTGGGCGGTGCCACCCGCATGTTGCATGTGCAGCAAGCGGTGGCCACTTTTTTTGGCCAAACGCCGCTCAACAACCTCAATCCCGACGAAGTAGTGGCTTTGGGCGCGGCCATGCAGGCCAATGTGTTGGCAGGCAACAAAAACGACGATGAATGGCTGCTGCTCGACGTCACCCCCTTATCTTTGGGGCTGGAAACCTACGGCGGGCTGGTGGAAAAAGTGATTCCGCGCAACAACACCCTGCCCACCGCCCGCGCGCAAGAATTCACCACCTTTAAAGACGGCCAAACCGCGATGATGATTCACGTCGTGCAAGGCGAGCGCGAGCTGGTGGCCGATTGCCGCAGCTTGGCGCGCTTTACCTTGCGTGGCATCCCGCCGATGGTGGCCGGTGCGGCCCGCATCCGCGTTACCTTTCAAGTGGATGCCGACGGCTTATTGTCGGTATCCGCCCGCGAACAAACCACCGGCGTGCAAGCGCAGATTGAAGTGAAGCCGTCTTACGGGCTGGACGACACCGCCATCACCCAAATGCTCAAAGACAGCATGCACCACGCCGGCAGCGATGCCGCCGCCCGCGCCCGTGCCGAAGCCGCAGTGGAAGCGCGCAGCCTGATGGAAGCCGTGCAAGCCGCATTGGCACTGGATGCCGACTTGCTGGGCAGCGACGAGCAGCAACACATTCAGGCAGCCTTGGCGCAAACCGAAGCTGCAGTGCAACACAGCGATGCCGACACCATCCGCGCCGCCGTGCACAGCCTAAGCCACGCCACCGACAACTTTGCCGCCCAACGCATGAACCGCAATATCCGCCGTGCCTTACAAGGCAAAACCGTTGATGAATTATCTTGA
- the fdx gene encoding ISC system 2Fe-2S type ferredoxin has protein sequence MPKVTILPHPTLCPKGKELANVKVGKSLCDLLLENDIEIEHACEKSCACTTCHVIVRQGFNSLEAADDIEEDLLDQAWGLEATSRLSCQAQVGEQDLVVEIPKYTINHAREHH, from the coding sequence ATGCCAAAAGTCACCATCCTGCCCCACCCCACCCTCTGCCCCAAAGGCAAAGAGCTGGCCAATGTCAAAGTGGGCAAAAGCCTGTGCGATTTGCTACTGGAAAACGACATCGAAATCGAACACGCCTGCGAAAAATCCTGCGCCTGCACCACCTGCCATGTGATTGTGCGCCAAGGCTTTAACAGCCTAGAAGCGGCCGACGACATCGAAGAAGACCTGCTCGACCAAGCTTGGGGGCTGGAAGCCACCTCACGCCTAAGCTGCCAAGCCCAAGTGGGCGAACAAGATTTGGTGGTGGAAATCCCCAAATACACCATCAACCACGCCCGCGAACACCATTGA
- the iscX gene encoding Fe-S cluster assembly protein IscX, which translates to MKWTDTQRIAEDLADNHSDIDPKTVRFTQLRELVLALPDFDDDPARCGEKILEAIQQAWIDEAD; encoded by the coding sequence ATGAAATGGACCGACACCCAACGCATCGCCGAAGACTTGGCCGATAACCACAGCGACATCGACCCTAAAACCGTGCGCTTTACCCAATTGCGCGAACTGGTGCTGGCGCTGCCCGATTTTGACGACGACCCCGCACGCTGCGGCGAAAAAATCTTGGAAGCCATTCAGCAAGCGTGGATAGACGAAGCCGATTAG
- a CDS encoding DDE-type integrase/transposase/recombinase, with product MDITEVRCETGKLYLFVAIDRKTKYVYAELHPRMTQKTAVSFLRNLQQDCVFKITHILTDNGAQFTYNLLSQAQRPDKEHPFDELCRHLGIEHRTTKFRHPWTNGQVEITNKMLKEVTVKRFHYEHPDELKRHLMVFLLYYNHQRPLRSLKYKTPWQALEDCYNLEPELFRENPFQKIMGLNR from the coding sequence ATCGACATCACCGAGGTGCGTTGTGAAACCGGCAAGCTGTACCTGTTTGTCGCCATCGACCGCAAAACCAAATATGTTTATGCAGAACTTCATCCGCGTATGACGCAGAAAACCGCCGTTTCTTTTCTGCGCAACCTACAACAAGATTGTGTGTTTAAAATCACCCATATCCTAACGGACAACGGTGCGCAGTTTACCTACAACTTGCTGAGCCAAGCACAACGGCCTGATAAGGAGCATCCGTTTGACGAGCTTTGCCGGCATTTGGGCATTGAGCACCGTACCACGAAATTCCGTCATCCATGGACGAACGGGCAGGTGGAGATTACCAACAAGATGCTGAAAGAGGTAACGGTCAAACGCTTCCACTATGAGCATCCTGACGAACTTAAACGGCACTTGATGGTATTTTTGCTGTATTACAACCATCAACGCCCCTTACGGTCGTTGAAGTACAAAACGCCTTGGCAGGCTTTGGAAGATTGCTATAATCTAGAGCCTGAATTGTTTCGTGAAAATCCATTCCAGAAGATTATGGGTCTTAACAGGTAA